From Myxococcales bacterium, a single genomic window includes:
- a CDS encoding serine/threonine protein kinase, which produces MGDTLRERTPAEAAPEPSVVKGGAAADSDEEGRPSLVGQVLAGRYRIGKQLGSGGMGAVYLAEHVHMRKVVAVKVLHREMTYMPEVVARFEREAVAAGRIEHPHVAAATDFGRLEDGAFYLVLEYVEGKSLRELLDEGGPLAPEVAAHIAEQIADALSAAHAAGIVHRDLKPDNVMLIQRDADSHFVKVLDFGIAKIELGGTQSQLTQMGSVFGTPEYMAPEQASGTPVDARADLYTLGIILYEMLTGRTPFAADDLVVILTRQMTAEPALLPPEIDPSLAALVMHLLVKDPDQRPQTAGEVLARIQAFGPITMGSTPLVQSAPLTPSPHTTQLSDSGSPSLGEVAYGETVLSLSGDELSRLSASKAGAKPKGPISQLLGPLFAHAPILGKPVNVGGQAVPMWAIGAAGVTLSALLFFVAFAVLVASGVSSSNPNPAASGSAGKDAAPADDLSLLTKRAHAGDREAIGKLQLRPDAQRSASEWRALAHGQIVVGNGKQGLIGYKKALNLEPALADDAELTRDVRTLALASATTLDALELALAHLGTRGADLVYDVWSRTRSSKDSQEVARAAKGVLDGSAIRLKASPALLIYLDLGKAKGCPGYKLLLPRATQSADARSASKLKSLTGRRGCGFLSLSDCYSCLRSGDALEQAVKAAEGRPAPSFE; this is translated from the coding sequence TTGGGCGACACTCTACGTGAACGGACGCCGGCGGAAGCCGCGCCGGAGCCGAGCGTCGTGAAGGGGGGAGCCGCCGCGGACTCGGACGAGGAAGGGAGACCCTCGCTGGTCGGCCAGGTCCTCGCGGGTCGCTACCGCATCGGCAAACAGTTGGGCTCCGGCGGCATGGGCGCCGTGTACCTGGCCGAGCACGTGCACATGCGCAAGGTCGTCGCGGTCAAGGTGCTGCACCGCGAGATGACCTACATGCCGGAGGTCGTTGCCCGTTTCGAGCGAGAGGCCGTGGCTGCGGGGCGCATCGAACACCCCCACGTCGCGGCCGCCACGGACTTCGGCCGGCTCGAGGACGGTGCGTTCTACCTCGTGCTCGAGTACGTCGAGGGCAAGAGCCTGCGAGAGCTCCTGGACGAGGGCGGTCCGCTCGCTCCCGAGGTCGCGGCCCACATCGCCGAGCAGATCGCCGATGCGCTGTCTGCCGCGCATGCGGCCGGCATCGTGCACCGCGATCTCAAACCCGACAACGTGATGCTGATTCAGCGCGACGCTGACAGCCATTTCGTCAAGGTCCTGGATTTCGGCATCGCGAAGATCGAGCTCGGTGGCACGCAGAGTCAGCTCACACAGATGGGCAGCGTCTTCGGCACGCCGGAGTACATGGCTCCGGAGCAGGCTTCCGGAACCCCGGTGGATGCGCGCGCCGATCTCTACACGCTCGGCATCATCCTGTACGAGATGCTCACGGGTCGGACGCCCTTTGCCGCCGACGATCTGGTGGTGATCTTGACGCGGCAAATGACCGCCGAACCTGCGCTCTTGCCGCCTGAAATCGATCCGAGCCTGGCGGCGCTCGTGATGCACTTGCTCGTCAAAGACCCCGACCAGCGCCCGCAGACCGCTGGCGAGGTTCTGGCACGGATTCAGGCCTTTGGTCCCATCACCATGGGTTCGACGCCGCTCGTTCAGTCCGCGCCGCTGACACCGTCCCCGCACACGACTCAGCTCAGCGATTCGGGCTCACCCTCGCTCGGGGAGGTCGCGTACGGCGAGACGGTGCTCAGCCTGAGCGGCGACGAGCTGAGCCGACTCTCGGCCTCCAAGGCCGGCGCCAAACCGAAAGGTCCCATCAGTCAGCTGCTGGGCCCCCTCTTCGCGCACGCGCCGATCCTGGGCAAGCCGGTGAACGTCGGAGGGCAAGCGGTTCCGATGTGGGCCATCGGTGCGGCAGGCGTGACGCTCTCCGCGCTGCTGTTCTTCGTCGCCTTTGCTGTGCTCGTGGCGTCCGGCGTCTCGAGCTCGAACCCGAACCCCGCCGCATCGGGCTCGGCGGGCAAGGACGCTGCGCCGGCGGATGACCTCTCTCTGCTCACGAAACGGGCCCACGCCGGCGATCGTGAGGCGATCGGGAAGCTCCAGCTCAGGCCCGACGCCCAGCGGTCCGCCTCTGAATGGCGGGCCCTCGCGCACGGTCAGATCGTGGTGGGCAACGGCAAACAAGGGCTCATTGGCTACAAAAAAGCCCTCAACCTCGAGCCGGCGCTGGCAGACGATGCGGAGTTGACGCGTGACGTGCGGACCCTCGCGCTTGCTTCCGCAACCACGCTCGATGCGCTCGAGCTCGCCCTTGCACACCTTGGCACGCGCGGCGCAGATCTGGTCTACGACGTGTGGAGCCGCACACGGAGCAGCAAGGACTCTCAGGAGGTCGCGAGGGCCGCCAAGGGAGTGCTCGACGGGAGCGCGATTCGCCTCAAAGCATCGCCGGCGCTGTTGATCTACCTAGACCTCGGGAAAGCCAAGGGTTGTCCCGGCTACAAACTGCTGTTGCCCCGGGCGACACAGTCCGCGGACGCACGCTCCGCGAGCAAGCTGAAGAGTCTGACCGGGCGACGCGGCTGCGGCTTCCTGAGCTTGAGCGACTGTTATTCGTGTCTCCGCTCGGGTGACGCCCTCGAACAAGCGGTGAAGGCCGCCGAGGGCCGTCCCGCGCCGAGCTTCGAATGA
- a CDS encoding pentapeptide repeat-containing protein, translated as MSLLREQLVDAARQRRPLTGVELGEVDLSEAQLDGSELRWLKGKGANLRGAFLGGARLIEAELDDANLEAARLDCAELGMARLVGAKLVRASLRSANLVLLEAAGADLEAADLEGAQLRGAGLNRAYLGDAQLIGVDAPQASFVEADLTQADLSGGNFEEADFTRCNLIAANLTRANLQGADLTGAKLAGVTWTDCKLDGAKFDPGSHPAAP; from the coding sequence ATGAGCCTGTTGCGGGAGCAGCTGGTCGACGCGGCGCGGCAGCGGCGGCCCTTGACAGGCGTCGAGCTGGGGGAGGTCGACCTGTCGGAGGCACAGCTCGACGGTAGCGAGCTGCGATGGCTCAAGGGCAAGGGAGCAAACCTCAGAGGAGCCTTCCTCGGTGGGGCGCGGCTAATCGAAGCCGAGCTGGATGACGCCAACCTCGAAGCTGCACGGCTCGACTGCGCCGAGCTGGGCATGGCGCGTCTCGTCGGCGCCAAGCTGGTGCGTGCGTCGCTGCGCTCCGCCAACTTGGTCTTGCTGGAGGCCGCGGGCGCCGATCTCGAGGCCGCCGATCTCGAGGGCGCGCAGCTAAGGGGGGCGGGGCTGAACCGTGCTTACCTGGGTGATGCGCAGCTGATTGGGGTTGACGCGCCGCAGGCTTCGTTCGTCGAAGCCGATCTGACCCAGGCTGATCTCTCGGGAGGCAATTTTGAGGAAGCTGATTTCACCCGCTGCAACTTGATCGCCGCCAACCTGACTCGCGCCAACCTGCAGGGCGCCGACCTCACCGGCGCCAAGCTCGCGGGAGTCACCTGGACCGACTGCAAGCTCGACGGCGCGAAGTTCGATCCAGGTTCTCATCCTGCGGCACCCTGA
- the murE gene encoding UDP-N-acetylmuramyl-tripeptide synthetase, whose product MTEVKLELHSAFATAAVTGTNGKTTTTSMIEAIVAASGEHTARVTTLGAWVDDEQIAEGPTLEAFAEAIERGARVGIRTLALETTSRALAEGFAHRWPAQVAAFTNLSRDHLDYHGDPEHYLASKAQLFMLLPPNGAAVLNAGDPASALLDEVTPEGVRRLAYVGERTHLAPECVQLPLELVAERTEVSRTGTLVQLERGPLADALGGSLSLGVLGAHNVDNALAAALVAHALGYSGAAIVEGLACFRGVRGRFERVYDDPLVVIDYAHSPDALERTLELARSLTKSGRVMCVFGCGGGSDPGKRSEMGRVTANLADVVIVTTDNPRDEDPALIAEAVMAGAVAAREEAVSGSRTSKHREVTLATELDREAAIRRAIGIARPGEGDIVVVAGKGHETTQWIGERSFPFDDAEVARAACRERFERQDG is encoded by the coding sequence ATGACCGAGGTCAAGCTAGAGCTCCACTCCGCGTTCGCGACGGCCGCGGTCACCGGGACCAATGGCAAGACCACGACCACGAGCATGATCGAGGCGATCGTCGCAGCCAGCGGCGAACACACGGCCCGGGTCACGACGCTTGGCGCGTGGGTGGATGATGAACAGATCGCCGAGGGTCCGACCCTCGAGGCGTTCGCCGAGGCCATCGAGCGCGGCGCACGGGTGGGGATCCGCACGCTTGCGCTCGAGACGACCTCGCGGGCGCTGGCCGAAGGTTTTGCCCACCGCTGGCCCGCGCAAGTAGCGGCGTTCACCAACCTGTCTCGGGATCACCTGGACTACCACGGGGATCCGGAGCACTACCTGGCGTCGAAAGCGCAGCTCTTCATGCTGCTACCGCCGAACGGCGCGGCGGTGTTGAATGCCGGTGATCCTGCGAGTGCTTTGCTGGACGAAGTGACGCCCGAGGGTGTGCGACGTCTGGCGTACGTGGGCGAGCGAACGCACCTCGCTCCGGAGTGTGTACAGCTGCCGCTCGAGCTCGTGGCGGAGCGGACGGAAGTCTCGCGAACCGGCACGCTCGTGCAGCTCGAACGGGGGCCGCTCGCCGATGCACTGGGGGGCAGTCTCTCGCTCGGAGTGCTCGGGGCCCACAACGTCGACAACGCCCTCGCCGCGGCGCTCGTGGCTCACGCCCTCGGTTATTCCGGGGCGGCGATTGTCGAAGGCCTTGCTTGCTTTCGCGGAGTCCGCGGTCGCTTCGAGCGGGTGTACGACGACCCGCTGGTCGTGATCGACTACGCCCACTCACCGGACGCTCTCGAGCGCACGCTGGAGCTGGCTCGGTCCTTGACCAAGTCCGGGCGCGTGATGTGTGTCTTTGGCTGCGGCGGGGGTAGCGACCCCGGAAAACGCTCCGAGATGGGGCGGGTCACCGCGAACCTGGCCGATGTGGTGATCGTCACCACGGACAACCCCCGAGATGAGGACCCAGCGCTGATCGCGGAGGCCGTGATGGCTGGGGCGGTTGCGGCGCGGGAAGAAGCGGTCTCTGGCTCACGTACGTCGAAGCATAGAGAAGTGACCTTGGCCACCGAGCTCGACCGCGAGGCGGCGATTCGGCGCGCGATCGGGATTGCCCGGCCGGGCGAGGGTGATATCGTCGTCGTCGCCGGAAAGGGCCACGAAACGACGCAGTGGATCGGTGAGCGCAGCTTCCCGTTTGACGACGCGGAGGTTGCCCGTGCGGCGTGTCGCGAACGCTTCGAAAGGCAGGATGGGTGA
- a CDS encoding DUF2786 domain-containing protein codes for MSAALERLALRAVRDTWEDLNATFFARRLRRPVLSLVDGGGQLGRWSSDERTLWLSRELLARHGWGVVVEVLKHEMAHQYVDEILGLSHEAAHGPAFQEICRERLIDARASGVPSGSAAVHSDHRMLERVAKLLALAESSNEHEAQAAMAAAQRLMLKHNIEHVTRRGTDVYSFRHVGTPTGRVGEHERILAAIIGDHFFVEVIWVPVWRPLEGRRGSVLEICGTVENLELAAYVHGFLLQTSERLWRDYKRAQRLGANAERRTFLSGVMTGFRDKLRSEQRKHAAEGLVWVGDGDLEQFYRRRHPRVRWTRYSCGARSEAYAHGRQAGAQIVLHRGVRSGPDGAVKLLPERRRS; via the coding sequence ATGTCTGCCGCGCTCGAGCGCCTCGCGCTGCGGGCGGTCAGGGACACTTGGGAAGATCTGAACGCAACCTTCTTTGCTCGGCGCTTGCGGCGTCCGGTCCTCTCTCTGGTCGATGGCGGCGGACAGCTCGGACGCTGGTCCTCGGACGAGCGCACCCTCTGGCTCTCCCGGGAGCTCCTGGCCCGCCATGGCTGGGGCGTCGTCGTCGAGGTGCTCAAGCACGAGATGGCGCACCAGTACGTGGACGAGATCCTCGGGCTGTCCCACGAAGCCGCCCACGGTCCCGCCTTCCAGGAGATCTGCCGCGAGCGGCTGATTGATGCGCGAGCCTCGGGTGTCCCCAGCGGCAGTGCGGCGGTTCACTCCGATCATCGAATGCTCGAACGCGTCGCAAAGCTGCTGGCGCTCGCCGAGAGCTCGAACGAGCACGAGGCCCAAGCCGCGATGGCAGCGGCGCAGCGCCTGATGCTCAAACACAACATCGAACACGTCACCCGGCGCGGCACGGACGTGTACTCCTTCCGTCACGTCGGAACGCCGACCGGTCGAGTCGGTGAACACGAGCGCATCCTGGCGGCCATCATCGGGGACCACTTCTTCGTCGAGGTCATCTGGGTACCGGTCTGGCGACCGCTCGAAGGGCGTCGCGGTAGTGTGCTGGAGATCTGCGGGACCGTGGAGAACCTCGAGCTCGCTGCCTACGTCCACGGCTTCCTGCTTCAGACCTCGGAGCGCCTGTGGCGCGACTACAAACGAGCTCAGCGACTCGGAGCAAACGCGGAGCGTCGAACCTTCCTGTCCGGCGTGATGACGGGGTTTCGCGACAAGCTCAGGAGCGAGCAGAGGAAGCACGCGGCCGAGGGCCTGGTGTGGGTCGGTGATGGCGACCTCGAGCAGTTTTATCGCAGGCGGCACCCGCGTGTGCGCTGGACGCGCTACTCGTGTGGGGCGCGGTCCGAGGCTTACGCACACGGCCGTCAGGCCGGAGCGCAGATCGTCCTGCACCGGGGTGTGCGGAGTGGCCCGGATGGAGCGGTGAAATTGCTGCCCGAGCGCCGTCGATCTTAG
- a CDS encoding metalloregulator ArsR/SmtB family transcription factor: protein MPTVDSTVELLHLFGDATRVRLLALLSDAELSVAELTSITELPQSRVSTHLGRLREAGLLRDRKVGASTLYAVNDASMPREAGRVWELVRADIDDTLLEADRARRERMRRAAGSTSWPESIAGEMERHYSPGRTWEATARAFLGFLKLGDVLDLGSGDGAIADLLAPRSSSITCVDRSERVVEAARRRLAHHPNVSVVVSDMHSLELPDASFDQVLLLNTLTYAEQPDRALSEASRVLRPGGTLALVTLAAHSHGDVTAAYGHVRAGFEPKALGRLLVQAELDVIQCQVTSRERTKPYFEVVTAFATRPDSESEQRAGKNAPKAPRTRPSAGNASHRSAPRARKFLT, encoded by the coding sequence ATGCCCACCGTCGACTCCACCGTCGAGCTTTTGCACCTGTTCGGGGATGCCACCCGGGTGCGGCTGCTCGCGCTCTTGAGCGACGCTGAGCTCTCCGTCGCGGAGCTGACCAGCATCACCGAGCTGCCGCAGTCGCGCGTCTCCACCCACCTCGGCCGACTCCGGGAGGCGGGCCTGCTCAGGGATCGCAAGGTCGGCGCGTCTACCCTGTACGCGGTCAACGACGCGTCGATGCCGCGGGAGGCGGGTCGTGTGTGGGAGCTCGTCCGGGCAGACATCGACGACACGCTGCTCGAAGCGGACCGCGCGCGTCGTGAGCGAATGCGCCGCGCTGCGGGCAGTACCTCGTGGCCGGAGTCCATCGCCGGCGAGATGGAGCGTCACTACTCTCCCGGTCGCACCTGGGAGGCAACGGCTCGAGCGTTCCTCGGTTTCCTGAAGCTCGGAGATGTGCTCGATCTCGGTTCCGGCGACGGCGCCATCGCGGACCTGTTGGCGCCACGCTCCAGCAGCATCACCTGTGTGGATCGCAGCGAGCGCGTCGTCGAGGCGGCGCGTCGCCGCCTGGCGCACCATCCGAACGTGAGCGTCGTGGTGAGCGACATGCACTCACTGGAGCTCCCGGACGCGAGCTTCGACCAGGTGCTCTTGCTCAACACTCTCACCTACGCGGAGCAGCCCGACCGGGCGCTCTCGGAGGCCTCGCGTGTGCTGCGTCCGGGTGGAACGCTGGCGCTGGTCACGCTGGCCGCACACTCACACGGTGACGTCACGGCCGCCTACGGGCACGTTCGCGCGGGCTTCGAGCCCAAGGCGCTCGGGCGCCTGCTCGTGCAGGCCGAGCTCGACGTCATCCAGTGCCAGGTCACGTCGCGGGAGCGCACGAAGCCGTACTTCGAGGTCGTCACTGCGTTCGCGACTCGGCCTGACTCCGAGAGCGAGCAGCGCGCCGGCAAAAACGCGCCGAAGGCCCCAAGAACCAGGCCTTCGGCTGGCAACGCCAGCCACCGATCCGCACCCCGAGCCCGGAAGTTCCTGACATGA